From one Eucalyptus grandis isolate ANBG69807.140 chromosome 9, ASM1654582v1, whole genome shotgun sequence genomic stretch:
- the LOC120285847 gene encoding cyclase-like protein 2 has product MNALSPLLLALLLIAAAAAALAVAAALEAYPTIASVGDCSVSDGGEELKPIRREVYDGGRIFDISHRLTSDMPSWESEDGLGQFLRLAASMKNGSLANGSEMKLPVHTGTHVDAPGHVFDHYFDAGFDVDTLDLAVLNGPALLVDVPRDKNLTAEVMESLHIPKGVRRVLFRTLNTDRRLMYKKAFDTSYVGFMRDGAKWLVENTDIKLVGIDYLSVAAYDDAIPSHLVFLESREIILVEGLKLEDVPVGVYTVHCLPLRLLGAEGSPMRCILIK; this is encoded by the exons CGCTTCTCCTCGCTCTCCTcctcatcgccgccgccgccgccgccctcgccgtcgccgcggCCCTCGAGGCCTACCCGACCATCGCCAGCGTCGGCGACTGCTCGGTGTCCGACGGTGGTGAGGAGCTGAAGCCCATCCGTCGAGAAGTTTATGATGGCGGGAGGATCTTCGACATCAGCCATAGGCTCACTAGCGACATGCCGTCGTGGGAATCGGAAGATGGGTTGGGTCAGTTTCTGCGGCTCGCGGCGAGTATGAAGAATGGGTCTCTGGCGAATGGCTCGGAGATGAAGTTGCCCGTGCACACGGGGACTCACGTGGATGCTCCGGGTCACGTCTTTGATCATTACTTCGATGCTGGTTTTGATGTGGACACACTTGATTTGGCAGTCCTCAATG GTCCAGCTTTGTTGGTTGATGTTCCGAGGGATAAGAATCTCACAG CTGAAGTAATGGAGTCTTTACATATTCCCAAGGGTGTGAGACGGGTGTTGTTTAGAACACTAAATACTGACAG ACGGCTGATGTACAAAAAAGCATTTGACACTAGCTATGTGGGATTCATGAGAGATGGAGCAAAATGGTTGGTAGAGAACACCGACATTAAACTTGTTG GAATTGATTACCTGTCAGTTGCTGCATATGACGATGCCATTCCATCCCATCTTGTCTTCCTTGAAAGCCGG GAAATTATACTTGTTGAGGGCTTGAAGCTCGAAGATGTCCCCGTAGGAGTATATACAGTCCATTGTCTGCCTTTAAGATTGCTTGGTGCAGAAGGATCACCTATGAGATGCATCCTTATCAAATAA